In Cyprinus carpio isolate SPL01 chromosome B16, ASM1834038v1, whole genome shotgun sequence, the following are encoded in one genomic region:
- the ggctb gene encoding gamma-glutamylcyclotransferase b: MSRSAASLSTQNQMNPETKMFSFQSFTISLTLLAAGLILLSSAVPLPSEDPVMDNSSDRQNGSTFLYFAYGSNLLKERLQLKNPSATIYCVAKLKDYKLVFGNHKGLASQRWHGGVATIEHSPGDEVWGVVWRMNMSDLESLDRQENVKMGTYSPVEVNVSTSRQDLSCRTYIMNSCVYAPPSPQYLQVIVMGAEQNGLPEDYQEKLRSIETNKYEGPLPVMEELEKALKKPKKERTEEIQSDD; encoded by the exons ATGTCCCGCTCCGCAGCCTCTCTGTCCACACAGAACCAGATGAACCCTGAAACAAAGATGTTCTCCTTCCAGAGCTTCACCATCAGCCTCACGCTGCTCGCCGCTGGATTGATCCTCCTGAGCTCCGCAG TCCCTCTGCCCTCTGAAGACCCAGTGATGGACAACAGCAGTGACCGGCAGAACGGATCCACCTTCCTGTACTTCGCTTACGGCAGCAACCTTCTGAAGGAGCGACTGCAGCTGAAGAACCCGTCAGCCACCATCTACTGCGTGGCCAAACTCAAG GATTATAAACTGGTCTTCGGGAATCATAAAGGACTGGCGAGTCAGCGCTGGCACGGCGGCGTCGCGACCATCGAACACAGTCCTGGGGACGAGGTTTGGGGCGTCGTGTGGAGGATGAACATGTCGGACCTCGAGTCCCTCGACAG GCAGGAGAATGTGAAAATGGGCACCTACAGCCCAGTGGAGGTGAACGTGTCCACCAGCAGACAGGACCTCAGCTGTCGGACATACATCATGAACAGCTGCGTTTATGCACCACCTTCACCGCAGTATCTACAG GTTATTGTGATGGGCGCGGAGCAGAACGGGCTTCCGGAGGACTATCAGGAGAAACTCAGGTCTATCGAAACCAACAAATACGAGGGACCTCTGCCTGTGATGGAAGAACTGGAGAAAGCTTTGAAAAAACCGAAAAAAGAAAGGACAGAAGAGATTCAATCTGATGATTAG